A single region of the Lycium barbarum isolate Lr01 chromosome 2, ASM1917538v2, whole genome shotgun sequence genome encodes:
- the LOC132628747 gene encoding uncharacterized protein LOC132628747: MSYNANPNARGFDPTVRCEYHSNAQGHSTKNCFTLKRAIEKLIDDKAIVIHDEEAPNVTNNPLPPHNNAHVVGLICDDKEYKQTGKTIMEIDTLKEGLGMVTKSAQEAPLCVKGASSNANLKGSGKLILYAPGATKKKETLVTGPKLYVPSGFPRFGQNQNGLGKMTEPIVIKHTTQIPVTNMKTVPWNYNKTTVTYKGKEIVEEIDETGGLTRSGRCYAPEELRRAKQARDSQFPVKKPITEEEAEEFMKKMRVQDYSIVDQLRKTPAQISLLSLLIHSKENCQALIRILNEAHVSDKTTVSHLETMANRIFEVNRITFTDDELPVEGAGHNKALHLTFKCEDHYVKRVMIDGGSGVDICPFSTLQSLKINTDRIRTNNVCVRAFDGAKRDTIGEIDLTLKIGPVDFGITFQVIDMDTSYNLILGRPWIHAARAVPSTLHQVVKFEYEKQEIIVHGEDDLSIYRDPSVPCVEAKEGCESLIFQTFEIVAADQFMEGKPILEPRLSSTSVMVATQMLQNGYEPGKGLGVSLQGIVDPISPFGNQDTFGLGFRPTNADRKRAKEQKNKVWKLPKPVPHIAKSFTRSRFEENKDMPVQDDVDEICQGLKETFYGVNMVQIGEGPSHADVQRIGPEVKLANWEATPLPTKKESW, encoded by the coding sequence ATGTCGTATAATGCCAACCCAAATGCAAGAGGTTTTGACCCCACTGTCAGGTGCGAGTATCATTCTAACGCTCAGGGTCATAGCACAAAAAATTGTTTTACTTTGAAGAGAGCCATTGAGAAGCTAATTGATGACAAAGCAATTGTAATACATGACGAAGAGGCTCCGAATGTCACCAACAACCCACTTCCTCCTCACAACAATGCTCATGTTGTTGGGCTGATCTGTGACGATAAGGAATACAAGCAAACAGGCAAAACAATAATGGAAATTGACACCTTAAAAGAAGGGTTGGGTATGGTGACAAAGTCTGCACAAGAAGCACCGTTGTGTGTAAAAGGTGCAAGTTCTAATGCGAATCTCAAAGGCTCGGGGAAGTTGATATTGTATGCTCCTGGAGCCACAAAGAAAAAAGAGACATTAGTAACTGGACCAAAATTATATGTTCCTAGTGGTTTTCCCAGGTTTGGTCAAAACCAGAATGGTTTAGGAAAGATGACAGAACCAATTGTGATAAAGCACACGACACAAATTCCAGTGACAAACATGAAAACTGTCCCATGGAACTACAACAAAACCACTGTGACTTACAAGGGCAAGGAGATTGTTGAAGAAATAGACGAAACCGGTGGCTTAACGCGTTCTGGAAGGTGTTATGCTCCAGAAGAACTAAGGAGAGCCAAACAAGCCAGGGATAGCCAATTTCCGGTGAAAAAACCTATCACTGAAGAAGAAGCTGAAGAGTTCATGAAGAAGATGAGAGTCCAGGATTACTCTATTGTTGATCAGTTGAGAAAAACTCCTGCTCAGATTTCATTGCTATCTTTGCTCATACATTCTAAAGAGAACTGTCAAGCATTGATTAGAATTCTGAATGAGGCACATGTTTCAGACAAAACAACTGTAAGTCACCTGGAAACGATGGCCAATAGAATATTTGAGGTGAATAGAATCACTTTCACCGACGATGAGTTGCCTGTGGAAGGAGCTGGACATAATAAGGCTTTGCATTTAACTTTCAAATGTGAAGATCATTATGTGAAAAGAGTCATGATTGATGGAGGCTCGGGTGTGGACATCTGCCCCTTCTCTACTTTGCAGAGTTTGAAAATCAACACAGATAGAATTCGTACTAACAATGTGTGTGTTCGAGCTTTCGATGGTGCAAAAAGAGACACCATTGGTGAGATTGATCTTACTTTAAAAATTGGACCTGTTGATTTTGGGATCACATTCCAAGTTATAGACATGGACACTTCCTACAACTTGATtttaggaaggccatggatccatgCAGCCAGAGCGGTGCCATCTACTTTACACCAAGTGGTCAAGTTTGAATATGAGAAACAAGAAATTATTGTTCACGGTGAAGATGATCTTTCAATATATAGAGACCCTTCTGTCCCATGTGTCGAGGCCAAGGAAGGTTGTGAATCCCTCATATTTCAAACCTTTGAAATAGTGGCAGCTGATCAGTTTATGGAAGGGAAGCCTATCCTAGAACCTCGTCTATCCTCTACTTCAGTCATGGTGGCTACACAAATGCTGCAAAACGGTTATGAGCCAGGAAAGGGCTTGGGGGTGTCATTGCAAGGAATTGTTGACCCTATCTCTCCATTTGGTAATCAAGATACTTTTGGTTTGGGTTTTAGGCCAACTAATGCTGATAGAAAACGGGCAAAAGAGCAGAAAAATAAGGTTTGGAAATTGCCAAAGCCCGTTCCCCACATTGCCAAGTCTTTTACTAGGTCACGTTTTGAAGAGAATAAAGACATGCCTGTCCAAGATGACGTGGACGAAATATGTCAAGGTCTCAAAGAAACGTTCTATGGAGTAAACATGGTTCAGATTGGTGAAGGCCCTAGTCATGCAGATGTGCAACGTATTGGCCCAGAAGTCAAGCTCGCCAACTGGGAAGCTACTCCTCTCCCCACAAAGAAGGAGTCTTGGTAG